From a region of the Podospora pseudopauciseta strain CBS 411.78 chromosome 7 map unlocalized CBS411.78m_7, whole genome shotgun sequence genome:
- a CDS encoding uncharacterized protein (COG:S; EggNog:ENOG503NVYU), with protein sequence MAPNTILSLSATDLPVWIVAVGAAVAGIVLLVASVRHASKRTTASPPHLFILTFPPSRRHILSSFSQFEKFSVADQAEISPQVLQNRALTTTRKPDFSVDNFYTPTGFSTQEVRSLVGRFPDYASLSGVPHPSPVSPSWDIKRAIFRPFRPFRWNYTQNMALMKYNPDFWIELEQNYLPTMAARQQLFAKHPDRIFFQGPGADLACRELMEMLIQFLCRRYPCHFHLSNDNTLFHNLLLETVTDLTSTPPLEVIFQNIPEDYAIMLRNEEDGLYYLRAASVCSSVGWHIAQHKDQPMKKIHTHVPDADKMQFSLDRWFAKLPTDKPVMRASWSIEDWQAMFSSPGVGAFQGENEKKWSRSAFADRPAELTVKELKLRCDAQTLRRLPVSGAVVFNFKAIFTPLEELRDEPFVPALLHKVLSEGKENLIDYKSDRNVKNVALEALKGWADEQVKEGVVPGDWDVSTLEQSPFYPGWEEKWKRKQGIL encoded by the exons ATGGCGCCAAATACTATTCTTTCTTTGTCAGCCACGGACCTTCCTGTCTGGATTGTTGCCGTCGGAGCGGCTGTTGCTGGCATTGTGCTGCTTGTAGCCTCCGTCAGACATGCCTCAAAGAGGACgacggcatcaccaccacacctaTTCATACTCACCTTCCCTCCTTCGCGACGACACATTCTCAGCAGCTTTTCCCAGTTTGAAAAGTTTTCCGTTGCTGATCAAGCCGAGATCTCACCACAAGTCCTGCAGAACCGAGCCTTGACCACTACCAGGAAACCTGATTTCTCTGTTGACAACTTTTACACCCCAACCGGCTTCTCAACCCAAGAAGTCCGCTCTTTGGTCGGCCGTTTTCCTGACTATGCGAGCTTGAGTGGAGTGCCACACCCGAGCCCAGTTTCGCCATCATGGGACATCAAGAGGGCAATCTTCAGGCCGTTTAGACCGTTCAGGTGGAATTATACACAGAACATGG CACTCATGAAATACAACCCCGATTTTTGGATCGAGCTGGAACAGAACTACCTTCCCACCATGGCCGCCCGGCAACAGCTGTTTGCTAAGCACCCCGACCGGATCTTCTTCCAGGGCCCCGGGGCCGACCTCGCCTGCCGTGAACTGATGGAGATGCTCATCCAATTCCTCTGCCGCCGATACCCTTGCCACTTTCACCTCTCCAACGACAACACACTCTTCCATAATCTCCTTCTCGAGACTGTCACCGACTTGACATCTACCCCACCACTGGAAGTCATCTTCCAGAACATCCCCGAAGACTACGCCATCATGCTCCGCAACGAGGAAGATGGTCTATATTACCTCCGCGCGGCTAGCGTGTGCAGCAGCGTAGGGTGGCATATAGCCCAACACAAAGACCAGCCAATGAAGAAGATTCACACCCATGTGCCCGACGCTGATAAGATGCAGTTCTCCCTTGATCGGTGGTTTGCCAAATTACCAACAGATAAGCCAGTGATGAGAGCCTCATGGAGCATCGAGGACTGGCAAGCCATGTTTTCCTCGCCTGGCGTGGGAGCGTTTCAAGGGGAGAACGAAAAGAAGTGGAGCCGGAGTGCTTTTGCGGATCGACCGGCGGAGCTGACGGTCAAGGAGCTGAAGCTGAGGTGTGATGCCCAGACGCTGAGGAGGTTGCCGGTGAgcggggcggtggtgttcaACTTCAAGGCTATATTCACTCcgctggaggagctgagggaCGAGCCGTTTGTGCCAGCGCTACTGCACAAGGTGTTGAGCGAAGGGAAGGAGAATTTGATTGACTACAAGTCAGATAGGAACGTCAAGAATGTGGCACTGGAAGCCTTGAAGGGGTGGGCTGATGAGCAGGTCAAGGAGGGAGTCGTGCCGGGAGATTGGGATGTGAGCACGCTGGAACAAAGTCCATTTTACCCTGGTTGGGAGGAGAAATGGAAGAGAAAGCAGGGGATTTTGTAA
- a CDS encoding uncharacterized protein (EggNog:ENOG503PQPV) has translation MHLSKFLITAIFAAPYVAALAVPVQDAYNGDIEARYAEPEALPIAAVDVDAAEVTGIDVDADVTGKGKGKKGKKGKGKKGKGKAKGKGKAKGKGKAKGKGKAKGKGKAKGKGPAKPPAKGKGKAKGKGKGPKEEGEAAE, from the coding sequence ATGCATCTTTCCAAGTTCTTGATCACGGCCATCTTCGCGGCCCCGTACGTTGCGGCCCTCGCCGTGCCCGTCCAGGACGCCTACAACGGCGACATCGAGGCCCGCTACGCCGAGCCTGAGGCACTCCCCATCGCCGCTGTCGATGTCGACGCCGCCGAGGTGACCGGCATTGATGTTGACGCCGACGTAAccggcaagggcaagggcaagaagggcaagaagggcaagggaaAGAAGGGTAAGGGCAAGGCtaagggcaagggcaaggctAAAGGCAAGGGAAAGGccaagggaaagggaaaggccaagggaaagggaaaggcgAAGGGAAAGGGTCCCGCTAAGCCTCccgccaagggcaagggaaaggccaagggcaagggcaagggccccaaggaggagggtgaggctGCTGAGTAA
- a CDS encoding uncharacterized protein (EggNog:ENOG503P4Z6), with translation MSSPSYKRVCLLRNEDATRCSKLVLNWLKNPDAALLVEEFIIDPHPRFGHFMNGEPDPALDDGDHELVVKYIESLVLSDDMKTKILEGVPRKKDKAKSEVDTQDDEPPAKRIRWNSGWPDIPHYHEALAILVISLCPNIKRLRFSPETLILGTLLDEYLVQNNYGEITEPTLQRLEVVHLEAINNGFIDGRNYDTVRSLGFFRYFHRLPLVSTVKIEAISDYQPDNTSFPPKSSSTISKITIGHSDISGAILSSIIRIPQALTHFSFSNAGLWTTDGAYTDDVKPKTVSKCLLQHKDSLQVLDLDARLSDPSKYDKHRPALLEHQKDEYPEYYYGRYGSSQSDTGRGGGHTPPPDAKYLDLDRSFSGDKEEDLPLYAVDLPDTFDYEGGSIGSMKDFTKLKDLSIRIGNILGYDDTCKYKVTIRTLKHRLVDLLPPNLESLKLYGYEKGKFAQVDAHVDELLAQKEEKLPNLKTIHGLDECILGVAGTYPAELGDSELWQRPCEGLNWVEVETDDDEADP, from the exons ATGTCATCGCCATCCTACAAGCGAGTATGCCTCCTGCGCAACGAGGATGCGACTCGATGCTCCAAACTCGTCCTCAATTGGCTCAAGAATCCAGATGCAGCCCTTTTGGTGGAAGAGTTCATCATCGACCCTCACCCGAGATTTGGGCACTTCATGAACGGCGAGCCAGATCCTGCTCTGGATGATGGGGACCATGAACTGGTGGTCAAATACATCGAGAGCCTTGTGCTCAGTGACGATATGAAAACCAAAATCCTGGAAGGGGTTCCGAGAAAGAAAGACAAGGCAAAATCTGAGGTCGACACCCAGGATGATGAGCCCCCAGCGAAGCGCATCCGTTGGAACTCGGGATGGCCGGATATTCCTCACTACCATGAGGCCCTGGCCATTCTCGTTATTTCGCTTTGTCCCAACATCAAACGGCTCCGCTTCAGCCCGGAGACCCTCATACTGGGCACCTTGCTGGACGAGTACCTCGTCCAAAACAACTACGGGGAAATCACCGAGCCCACACTTCAGAGACTCGAAGTTGTCCATCTGGAAGCCATTAATAACGGCTTTATTGATGGGCGCAATTACGACACTGTCAGATCCCTTGGCTTCTTTCGCTACTTTCATCGTCTGCCGTTAGTTTCTACCGTGAAAATCGAGGCTATCTCAGACTATCAGCCGGACAATACGTCCTTCCCGCCCAAGTCTTCTTCTACCATTTCGAAAATTACCATTGGCCACTCTGATATCTCCGGGGCCATtctcagcagcatcatccGCATCCCCCAGGCTCTCACtcacttttccttttccaaTGCCGGGCTTTGGACCACCGATGGCGCGTATACAGACGACGTGAAACCCAAGACCGTGAGCAAGTGTCTTCTGCAGCACAAGGACAGCCTGCAGGTTCTGGATTTGGACGCTCGACTCTCTGATCCCTCGAAGTACGATAAGCACCGCCCGGCCTTGTTGGAGCACCAGAAGGATGAATACCCTGAGTACTATTATGGCAGATATGGAAGTAGTCAGAGTGACaccggaagaggaggaggtcacaCTCCTCCGCCGGATGCAAAATATCTCGATTTGGATCGATCGTTCAGTGGGGACAAGGAGGAAGACCTGCCTCTCTATGCGGTGGATTTGCCTGACACGTTTGACTACGAAGGCGGGTCGATTGGTTCCATGAAGGATTTTACTAAGTTGAAAGACTTGAGCATT AGAATTGGAAATATCCTTGGCTACGATGACACATGCAAGTACAAAGTCACGATCCGTACTCTCAAGCATCGACTTGTTGATCTTTTGCCGCCGAATCTGGAGAGTTTGAAGTTGTATGGCTACGAGAAGGGAAAGTTTGCTCAAGTTGATGCACATGTCGATGAGCTGCTGGCgcaaaaggaagaaaagcttcCCAATCTCAAGACCATCCATGGTCTTGATGAGTGCATACTTGGTGTAGCCGGGACATACCCGGCTGAGCTGGGCGACTCTGAGCTTTGGCAAAGGCCCTGTGAGGGTTTGAACTGGGTTGAAGTTGAAACGGATGATGACGAAGCAGATCCCTGA
- a CDS encoding uncharacterized protein (EggNog:ENOG503P0T1), translating into MYTFNHPSRWVLGITTAATATLAPQHYTSWEEVIWDFSLASVPVLVGLWLKPSPGTFAAGMVLAYWFTSIFTTSWLFRYYVFSAIVWSCYSSFHKYESLTLEDVPPTFGGWLQLVFWNFLAGWNNMLEPPMVKQDELPYRGRLFGLPQREGDRPKTSRWLPARQLSQKGPPSAFYKLNDMVKKLQARSPRDLRVKMSFLEAGIRGLFRDIGDRTAGTVNTRDEWGGEIAHIHAADGSLHVNLHPEDVSTVLQAGWGQRHPLAGGNDSKIFRFWFHGVMEKRLPVPVGWTLVYAPRTSEEEDVVEEIMIAAIWYATQGNVYAIGGDEERRVRRWNARPEEFKREERWWDWLWRLVPAPPERGWKCECCWNCSRGCAGNKVEAQTTSPQRSKKKGEQKKEPAADPMSPDSASNPEAGRSRLNVHFSVPETLPMISDPGIEGHRAKGRMYPLPESPKPDENKTKSDPGRATIGSKGLQDNWTWSSDVF; encoded by the coding sequence ATGTACaccttcaaccacccctctcGCTGGGTCCTTGGCATAACCACCGCCGCAACCGCGACACTAGCCCCGCAACACTACACCAGCTGGGAGGAAGTAATATGGGACTTTTCACTGGCCTCAGTCCCGGTTCTTGTCGGTCTTTGGCTCAAGCCTTCCCCCGGCACATTCGCAGCTGGAATGGTCTTGGCCTACTGGTTCACCTCCATATTCACAACCTCGTGGCTATTTCGGTACTACGTCTTTTCAGCCATTGTTTGGTCATGTTATTCTTCCTTTCACAAATACGAGTCCCTAACCTTGGAGGATGTCCCGCCAACCTTTGGGGGCTGGCTACAGCTCGTCTTCTGGAACTTCTTGGCAGGATGGAACAACATGCTAGAACCACCAATGGTCAAGCAGGATGAGCTTCCCTATCGAGGCAGGCTGTTTGGTCTTCCGCAAAGAGAGGGAGATAGGCCAAAGACGAGTAGATGGCTACCTGCAAGGCAGCTCAGCCAGAAAGGGCCACCCAGCGCGTTTTACAAGCTGAATGACATGGTAAAAAAGCTCCAGGCCAGATCACCCCGAGATTTGAGGGTCAAGATGTCTTTCTTGGAAGCCGGGATTCGTGGACTATTCAGGGACATCGGTGATAGAACGGCCGGGACGGTTAACACGAGAGACGAATGGGGGGGAGAGATCGCGCATATTCACGCAGCTGATGGGTCACTGCATGTCAACCTTCATCCCGAGGATGTTAGCACTGTTTTGCAGGCCGGTTGGGGGCAGCGGCATCCTCTTGCGGGAGGAAACGACTCAAAGATATTCAGGTTCTGGTTTCATGGCGTAATGGAAAAACGACTACCAGTGCCTGTTGGATGGACGTTGGTATACGCTCCGAGGAcgtctgaggaggaggacgtggtggaggagattaTGATTGCAGCAATATGGTACGCGACGCAAGGAAATGTTTACGccattggtggtgatgaggaacGTAGAGTACGGAGGTGGAATGCAAGGCCCGAGGAGTTCAAAcgagaggagaggtggtgggatTGGCTGTGGAGGCTTGTGCCAGCACCCCCTGAGAGGGGTTGGAAATGCGAATGCTGCTGGAATTGTTCAAGAGGATGTGCGGGCAACAAGGTGGAAGCCCAGACAACGTCGCCGCAAAGATCCAAGAAGAAAGGAGAACAGAAAAAAGAGCCAGCGGCTGATCCAATGTCGCCCGACTCAGCTTCGAACCCAGAGGCAGGGAGAAGTAGGTTGAATGTTCATTTTTCGGTACCAGAAACACTCCCCATGATATCGGACCCCGGAATAGAGGGGCATAGGGCCAAAGGAAGGATGTATCCATTGCCGGAGTCTCCAAAACCAGACGAGAACAAGACCAAGTCCGATCCTGGAAGAGCCACGATAGGCAGCAAAGGGTTACAGGACAACTGGACTTGGAGCAGTGACGTTTTTTAA
- a CDS encoding uncharacterized protein (COG:S; EggNog:ENOG503P2NT) gives MSEAHAIQIISKADFTAQSLTPAPSPSTPLTAPSSVRIQTRLISLTTNTFTYAKLGGNPLLAWWNVWPLPATVSPDTHCRISAWGYSEVVESTIPSLPVGTELFGYQPIGTRVEEIQLIEGNVPGDYDVVLPDNGLRKGLNPIYNRYHVFGDESNESKGLRALFYALWQTGWMLNQHVFAWEGGFKPSHPFGAAGGDGWDAKKADIKGAVVILLAPSGKTGLSFAHELRKGRPEGEQPEKVIGVGSEKSKGLSESTGLFDEVLLYEQVEDIERIAKKGQKIVLVNFAARGQAADTWASALDEKFGEDNVTVLLVGADPSATRPPVLYGKVMDPTSNVYQVHAGLIREKGIANLGSAEAYYNAQNAAWDRFAGDGAIPAIKIKWEKGLEKYKAGWQALADGHYGPETGLVFEL, from the coding sequence ATGTCCGAAGCGCATGCAATCCAGATCATCTCCAAAGCCGACTTCACCGCCCAATCactcacccccgccccctcgccctcgacccCTTTGACAGCCCCATCCTCAGTCCGCATCCAGACCCGTCTGATCTCGCTCACAACAAACACTTTCACTTACGCCAAACTCGGTGGGAATCCCCTCCTAGCGTGGTGGAACGTCTGGCCTCTGCCGGCCACGGTCTCACCCGACACCCACTGCCGAATCTCAGCATGGGGCTACTCTGAAGTAGTAGAGagcaccatcccctcccttcccgtCGGAACAGAATTATTCGGTTACCAGCCCATCGGCACCAGAGTTGAGGAGATCCAACTCATAGAGGGGAACGTCCCGGGTGACTACGACGTCGTCCTGCCCGACAACGGGTTGAGAAAGGGGCTCAACCCGATCTACAACCGTTACCACGTCTTTGGCGACGAGTCAAACGAGAGCAAAGGGTTGCGTGCGTTGTTTTATGCCCTCTGGCAAACGGGGTGGATGCTCAACCAGCATGTTTTCGCCTGGGAGGGTGGGTTCAAGCCCTCGCATCCGTTTGGTGCCGCTGGGGGAGATGGCTGGGATGCCAAAAAGGCGGATATCAAGGGGGCCGTGGTGATTTTGCTGGCGCCGTCTGGGAAAACTGGCTTGTCGTTTGCGCATGAGTTGAGGAAGGGCAGGCCGGAGGGCGAACAGCCTGAGAAGGTTATCGGTGTTGGGTCGGAGAAGTCAAAGGGGTTGAGCGAGAGCACGGGGCTGTTTGATGAGGTGCTTTTGTATGAGCAGGTTGAGGATATTGAGCGGATTGCGAAGAAGGGGCAGAAGATCGTGTTGGTCAATTTTGCTGCCCGGGGTCAAGCGGCTGATACCTGGGCGTCCGCTCTCGACGAGAAGTTTGGGGAAGATAATGTCACTGTTCTCTTGGTAGGAGCTGACCCCTCGGCTACTCGGCCCCCGGTATTATATGGGAAGGTTATGGATCCGACCAGCAATGTCTACCAGGTCCACGCTGGGTTGATCCGGGAGAAGGGCATCGCAAACCTTGGATCGGCGGAGGCCTACTACAATGCGCAAAATGCTGCCTGGGATCGGTTTGCCGGTGACGGGGCCATCCCGGCCATCAAGATCAAGTGGGAGAAGGGACTGGAGAAGTATAAGGCTGGGTGGCAAGCGCTGGCAGACGGTCATTATGGTCCTGAGACTGGCCTTGTGTTTGAGCTGTAG